One genomic region from Acidobacteriota bacterium encodes:
- a CDS encoding c-type cytochrome gives MNYPIWDLPASGLLIAFVAIVHVFVSHFAVGGGLFLVLTERKARREADAALLEYVKAHTRFFVLLTLVFGAITGVGIWFTIGLVHPAATSSLIAAFVWGWAIEWTFFVVEIAAAMVYFYGWDRLPARTHMAVGWVYFWAAWLSLAVINGILTFMLTPGAWLETRSFWAGILNPTYLPAVLARTFGAVGLAGVYALLTASRLSDAALKGRIARYAVVKWIAPMVVLLPVSLVWALGAAAADGVPVREILGAANAGIPALVAAVFGGAATGHPVAQVATRVLLIASLAGLCFSALVFRRRREYGRPLAAAVMASTFVALGAAEWVREDLRKPYVIGHYMFVNGVRLPARAGTPIEDRFTVDALNESGVLPAAAWSRLPQHGEAVSDVARGEEVFRLLCRSCHTVDGYLAVRPLVRNASLSSADAMLGRLASPASGADWTEPRPALRTWRGRRMPPFAGTREERRALAAYLVSLGGAPAGASERADAGARFFTDNCSMCHGPGADFPFDAKGRPADTFYEMLGRLPAINDAMPAFEGTDAERQAVAVYLATLNHTAKEAVR, from the coding sequence ATGAATTATCCCATTTGGGATCTTCCCGCCAGCGGCCTGCTGATCGCGTTTGTCGCGATCGTCCACGTGTTCGTCTCTCACTTTGCCGTCGGCGGGGGACTGTTCCTCGTGCTGACCGAACGCAAGGCGCGGCGAGAGGCGGATGCGGCGCTGCTCGAATACGTCAAGGCCCACACCCGGTTCTTCGTGCTGCTCACGCTCGTTTTCGGCGCGATCACGGGCGTCGGCATCTGGTTCACGATCGGTCTGGTCCATCCGGCCGCAACCTCCTCGCTCATCGCGGCATTTGTCTGGGGCTGGGCGATCGAGTGGACGTTCTTCGTCGTCGAGATTGCCGCGGCGATGGTGTACTTCTACGGGTGGGATCGGCTGCCCGCGCGAACGCACATGGCGGTGGGCTGGGTATATTTCTGGGCCGCGTGGCTGAGCCTCGCCGTCATCAACGGCATCCTCACGTTCATGCTGACGCCGGGCGCGTGGCTCGAGACCCGTAGCTTCTGGGCGGGCATCCTGAACCCGACGTACCTGCCGGCGGTTTTGGCACGCACGTTCGGCGCGGTTGGACTCGCCGGCGTGTATGCGCTGCTCACCGCGTCGCGCCTGAGCGACGCGGCGCTCAAGGGGAGGATCGCCCGATACGCAGTCGTGAAATGGATCGCGCCGATGGTTGTGCTGCTGCCGGTGTCGCTGGTCTGGGCGCTCGGGGCCGCGGCCGCTGACGGCGTGCCGGTCCGGGAAATCCTTGGAGCGGCGAACGCGGGGATCCCGGCGCTCGTCGCGGCGGTCTTCGGCGGCGCCGCCACGGGCCATCCTGTCGCGCAGGTCGCGACGCGCGTGCTGTTGATCGCGTCGCTCGCCGGGCTGTGCTTCTCGGCGCTCGTTTTCCGGCGGCGGCGCGAGTACGGGCGGCCCCTCGCTGCTGCCGTGATGGCGTCCACGTTCGTGGCGCTCGGCGCCGCGGAGTGGGTGCGCGAGGACCTGCGCAAGCCGTACGTCATCGGTCACTACATGTTCGTGAACGGGGTGCGACTGCCCGCCCGCGCGGGCACGCCGATCGAGGACCGATTCACCGTCGACGCCTTGAACGAGTCCGGCGTGCTGCCGGCGGCGGCGTGGTCGCGGCTGCCGCAGCATGGTGAAGCCGTATCGGATGTGGCCAGGGGCGAGGAAGTCTTCCGCCTGCTGTGCCGATCGTGTCACACCGTTGATGGGTATCTCGCCGTGCGCCCGCTCGTGCGAAACGCGTCCCTGTCTTCCGCCGACGCGATGCTCGGCCGGCTGGCCTCGCCCGCCAGCGGAGCGGATTGGACGGAACCGCGCCCCGCGCTGCGAACCTGGCGAGGCCGGCGCATGCCGCCGTTTGCCGGAACACGCGAAGAACGGCGCGCGCTGGCGGCCTACCTGGTGTCGCTCGGCGGCGCGCCCGCCGGCGCCTCCGAGCGTGCCGATGCCGGAGCGCGCTTCTTCACCGACAACTGCTCGATGTGCCATGGGCCGGGCGCCGACTTCCCGTTCGACGCGAAGGGACGACCGGCGGACACGTTCTACGAGATGCTCGGACGGCTGCCCGCCATCAACGACGCCATGCCCGCCTTCGAGGGCACGGACGCGGAGCGCCAGGCGGTAGCCGTCTACCTCGCAACATTGAACCACACCGCGAAGGAGGCAGTGCGATGA
- a CDS encoding CHRD domain-containing protein, translating into MRKHCISGALATAAAIAVSAVLAAADSGDSAKHVKARLNGFQENPSISTTGIGTLDLRIDDEAQTMEYELSYEALEGVGTTPFVTGGVVLASHIHVGARGVNGGVSAFLCGGGGKPACPTPSGTISGVITAADVIGPSAQGINAGEPTAFAELVRAIRAGFTYANVHTTRWPGGEIRGQIH; encoded by the coding sequence GTGAGAAAGCACTGCATCTCGGGGGCCCTGGCCACTGCTGCGGCAATCGCCGTCAGCGCCGTGCTCGCCGCAGCCGATTCCGGCGACAGCGCGAAGCACGTCAAGGCGAGATTGAACGGGTTCCAGGAAAACCCGTCCATCTCCACCACCGGCATCGGAACGCTGGATCTCAGGATCGATGACGAGGCACAGACGATGGAGTACGAGTTGAGTTACGAGGCGCTCGAGGGCGTCGGCACGACGCCGTTTGTGACGGGCGGCGTCGTCCTGGCGTCTCATATCCACGTCGGCGCGCGCGGCGTCAACGGCGGCGTGTCCGCGTTCCTGTGTGGCGGCGGGGGCAAGCCGGCGTGCCCGACGCCGTCGGGCACGATCAGCGGCGTCATCACGGCGGCCGATGTCATCGGGCCTTCGGCCCAGGGGATTAACGCAGGCGAGCCGACCGCCTTCGCCGAACTGGTGCGCGCGATCCGCGCTGGCTTCACCTACGCGAACGTCCACACGACGCGCTGGCCGGGCGGAGAGATTCGCGGGCAGATTCACTAG
- a CDS encoding tetratricopeptide repeat protein, whose protein sequence is MAAPVVCLALLACAAPAVAQSPVAPSSAGAAHYRAGVDHERAGNLEAAAESYRAAIRDAPDLAAAHDRLGFVLGRLGQTDAAIASFRRAVAIDPGAFDAQYHLGATLWWTKQPVAARAPLEAAVRLRPGDPDARYYLALSLKQGGALDAAIDHLQQVVRTAPDFALARMQLGIALREAGDLDGAIEHLEEAVRRDRGSVEARNNLGLALGERGRAADAIRVLRALVEEHPAYATARMNLGSTLMQSGDLNGAVAVYRELVQQPDAGAGAHYNLGLALKQQDRFPEAEAALRRAAALDPGLPEAHFTLGVVLWQTARPAEAADGFRRAIAARAGYADARYMLGTVLRQLGRPDEALAEFRAAIALQPTFAEAHLSVGQLLQRSGDSEAAAAEFAEAERLNKRKADAQAATFAVSVGVERLRAGDVAAAVAQFREAVRLAPDYPEAHFHLGAALEQLGSRDEAQAHLAEARRLNPRLRWRH, encoded by the coding sequence ATGGCCGCCCCCGTCGTCTGTCTGGCGCTGTTGGCGTGCGCTGCGCCGGCAGTCGCGCAGTCCCCCGTGGCCCCCTCGTCAGCGGGCGCGGCGCACTATCGCGCCGGCGTGGATCACGAGCGGGCCGGCAATCTCGAAGCGGCGGCCGAATCGTACCGGGCCGCGATCCGCGACGCGCCGGATCTCGCCGCTGCACACGACCGGCTCGGTTTCGTGCTCGGAAGGCTGGGACAGACCGACGCGGCCATCGCGTCCTTCCGCCGCGCGGTGGCCATCGATCCAGGCGCCTTCGACGCGCAGTATCACCTCGGCGCCACGCTGTGGTGGACGAAGCAGCCGGTTGCGGCCCGCGCTCCGCTCGAGGCCGCCGTGCGCCTGCGTCCCGGCGATCCGGACGCGCGCTACTATCTGGCGCTGTCGCTGAAACAGGGGGGCGCCCTCGATGCTGCGATCGACCACCTTCAGCAGGTTGTCCGGACCGCTCCGGATTTCGCGCTCGCGCGGATGCAGCTCGGGATCGCCCTGCGGGAAGCGGGTGATCTCGACGGCGCGATCGAGCATCTCGAGGAGGCGGTCAGGCGCGATCGCGGATCCGTGGAAGCGCGCAATAACCTGGGGCTCGCGCTCGGCGAGCGGGGGCGGGCGGCCGACGCGATTCGGGTCCTGCGCGCGCTCGTCGAGGAGCACCCCGCCTATGCCACGGCCCGGATGAATCTCGGCAGCACGCTGATGCAATCGGGAGACCTCAACGGCGCGGTCGCCGTCTATCGTGAGCTGGTGCAGCAACCAGACGCCGGCGCGGGGGCGCACTACAACCTCGGCCTCGCGCTCAAGCAGCAGGATCGATTTCCCGAGGCCGAAGCGGCGCTCCGTCGCGCGGCGGCGCTCGATCCCGGCCTGCCCGAGGCGCACTTCACGCTGGGAGTCGTGCTGTGGCAGACGGCGCGTCCGGCAGAGGCCGCCGACGGCTTCCGTCGCGCGATTGCGGCGCGCGCCGGTTATGCCGACGCGCGCTACATGCTCGGCACCGTGCTTCGCCAGCTCGGTCGTCCAGACGAGGCGCTCGCCGAGTTCCGCGCCGCCATTGCGCTGCAGCCGACCTTCGCCGAGGCGCACCTGAGCGTCGGGCAACTGCTGCAGCGGAGCGGCGACAGCGAGGCCGCGGCGGCGGAGTTCGCCGAGGCCGAGCGGCTGAACAAGCGGAAGGCGGACGCGCAGGCCGCCACCTTCGCGGTCAGCGTCGGCGTGGAACGCCTGCGCGCCGGCGACGTCGCGGCAGCCGTCGCGCAGTTCCGCGAGGCGGTGCGCCTGGCGCCCGACTATCCCGAGGCGCATTTCCACCTGGGCGCGGCGCTCGAGCAGCTGGGGTCGCGCGACGAGGCGCAGGCGCACCTCGCTGAAGCGCGCCGGCTGAATCCGCGGCTGCGGTGGAGGCACTGA
- a CDS encoding CRTAC1 family protein translates to MEALSAVLRLSVVRAACGALALAPVALGIPAAGAPPQPAADLGFAFTNVARAAGLTAATVYGGRASNTYLLETTGCGVALLDYDGDGWLDVFLVNGTTLEGFPPGQEPTNHLYRNRRDGTFEDVTGKAGLAASGWGQGACAGDYDNDGDTDLFVSYFGPNRLYRNNGNGTFSDVTASAGVLDRRERWGAGCAFLDYDRDGRLDLFVANYIDLDLKTAPVPDSGLCLYKGLKVACGPPGLQGGKNVLYRNAGEGRFADVSDASGISRASGTYGLGVSTLDFDGDGWTDVYVANDSNPSALYRNNRDGTFADIGIRSGCAYSQDGKPQAGMGVAVGDYDRNGTFDIFKTNFAGDTSTLYANTGDGFCDDRTFASGIGLNTRWLGWGVGFIDLDRDGWRDLFLVNGHVYPEVEGLRTEAGYRQRKVVYRNLRTGRFEDITDRLGPPATTPKAGRGAAFGDLDNDGDPDVVINNVHDTPDLFRLDSRNRRHWVTVKLVGVTSNRSAIGARVTVVAGGETQIDEVRGGGSYYSQNDLRLHFGLADAAAVDRLEVRWPGGLTEMWTGLAADRIVTLEEGTGRAAEGGRP, encoded by the coding sequence GTGGAGGCACTGAGCGCGGTGCTCCGTCTCTCTGTCGTTCGTGCCGCGTGCGGTGCGCTGGCGCTCGCGCCAGTCGCGCTGGGCATCCCCGCCGCGGGCGCGCCGCCGCAGCCCGCCGCAGACCTGGGATTCGCCTTCACCAATGTGGCGCGCGCAGCGGGGCTCACGGCGGCCACGGTGTACGGAGGCCGGGCGTCGAACACGTACCTGCTCGAGACGACCGGCTGCGGCGTTGCGCTGCTCGACTACGACGGCGACGGCTGGCTGGACGTCTTCCTGGTCAACGGCACGACCCTTGAGGGCTTCCCGCCGGGGCAGGAGCCCACCAATCATCTGTATCGCAACCGCCGCGACGGCACGTTCGAGGACGTGACCGGGAAAGCGGGACTCGCCGCGAGCGGCTGGGGCCAGGGGGCGTGCGCCGGTGACTACGACAACGATGGCGACACCGACCTGTTCGTCAGCTACTTCGGGCCGAACCGCCTCTATCGCAATAACGGCAACGGCACGTTCAGCGACGTGACCGCCTCGGCGGGCGTGCTGGATCGGCGCGAGCGGTGGGGCGCCGGCTGCGCGTTCCTCGATTACGACCGCGACGGGCGCCTCGATCTGTTCGTGGCGAACTACATCGACCTCGATCTGAAGACGGCGCCCGTGCCTGACAGCGGCCTGTGCCTGTACAAGGGGCTGAAGGTGGCGTGCGGCCCTCCCGGCCTGCAGGGGGGTAAGAACGTGCTGTACCGCAACGCAGGAGAGGGACGCTTCGCCGATGTCTCGGATGCTTCCGGGATCTCGCGCGCGAGCGGCACGTACGGCCTGGGCGTCAGCACGCTCGATTTCGACGGCGACGGCTGGACGGACGTGTACGTGGCCAACGATTCGAACCCGAGCGCGCTGTATCGCAACAATCGCGACGGCACGTTCGCGGACATCGGCATCCGATCGGGGTGCGCGTACAGCCAGGACGGCAAGCCGCAGGCCGGCATGGGCGTGGCGGTCGGGGACTACGATCGGAACGGCACGTTCGACATCTTCAAGACGAACTTCGCGGGCGACACCTCCACGCTCTACGCGAACACGGGCGACGGGTTCTGCGACGACCGCACGTTCGCCTCGGGCATCGGCCTCAACACGCGGTGGCTCGGCTGGGGCGTAGGGTTCATCGATCTCGATCGTGACGGCTGGCGGGATCTGTTTCTGGTCAACGGTCACGTGTATCCGGAAGTCGAGGGGCTGCGGACGGAGGCGGGGTACCGGCAGCGGAAGGTCGTCTACCGCAACCTGCGCACCGGGCGGTTCGAAGACATCACCGACCGCCTCGGGCCGCCGGCGACGACGCCCAAGGCCGGGCGCGGGGCGGCGTTCGGCGATCTCGACAACGACGGCGATCCTGACGTGGTCATCAATAACGTTCACGATACGCCGGACCTGTTCAGGCTCGACTCGCGGAACCGGCGGCACTGGGTGACGGTGAAGCTGGTGGGCGTGACGTCGAACCGCAGCGCGATTGGCGCGCGCGTGACGGTCGTGGCCGGCGGCGAAACGCAGATCGATGAGGTGCGCGGCGGCGGCAGCTACTATTCGCAGAACGATCTCCGGCTGCACTTCGGCCTGGCCGATGCCGCGGCGGTGGATCGCCTGGAAGTCCGGTGGCCCGGGGGGCTCACGGAAATGTGGACAGGACTGGCGGCGGATCGAATCGTGACGCTCGAGGAAGGTACCGGGCGCGCAGCGGAAGGCGGACGGCCGTGA
- a CDS encoding tetratricopeptide repeat protein: protein MSRSRRLPAVAAIVMVLGIPVAVVAQPAPRPDAAEAGRLDRARALSEARRAIHEGRPRDAIARLEALGTPEAPAVAHLLGVAAYHADDFARAIATLTGVVGALPAGSVEHREAVQVLGLSLFLTGRFADAVPHLEATRRWAADNLELGHVLGQAYIQVGQADRARETLAAVFGVAPASAAAHVLAAQVMIRLEHEPLAEAELKRALDKQPDLPRANLLLGQIAMFRGRLEESATLTRKEIALNPGDAMAFYQLGDVHVRQSNWDAAAGALQRSLWLNPFYSGPYILLGKVYTRKGQPATAEAMLRRAVQYDPNNRTAHYLLGQLLQQLGRVEEARREFEIAERLQGARLR, encoded by the coding sequence GTGAGCCGATCGCGGCGCCTGCCGGCCGTGGCGGCGATCGTGATGGTGCTCGGAATTCCGGTCGCCGTCGTGGCGCAGCCCGCGCCGCGGCCCGACGCGGCAGAAGCGGGGCGGCTCGATCGCGCGCGCGCCCTCTCCGAGGCGCGGCGCGCGATTCACGAAGGGCGGCCCCGCGACGCGATCGCCCGCCTCGAAGCGCTCGGGACGCCGGAGGCGCCCGCCGTGGCGCACCTGCTCGGCGTGGCGGCCTATCACGCGGACGATTTCGCGCGTGCGATCGCGACGCTCACCGGCGTGGTCGGCGCGCTGCCCGCCGGCTCCGTCGAGCATCGCGAAGCCGTGCAGGTGCTCGGCTTGTCATTGTTCCTCACGGGGCGCTTCGCCGACGCCGTGCCGCACCTGGAGGCGACGCGGCGATGGGCCGCCGACAACCTCGAGCTGGGACACGTGCTCGGCCAGGCGTACATCCAGGTGGGGCAGGCGGACCGCGCGCGCGAAACGCTGGCCGCGGTCTTCGGCGTGGCGCCCGCCTCCGCCGCCGCTCACGTGCTCGCGGCGCAGGTGATGATTCGCCTGGAGCACGAGCCGCTCGCGGAGGCCGAGCTGAAGCGGGCGCTGGACAAGCAGCCGGATCTGCCGCGGGCGAACCTGCTCCTCGGGCAGATTGCCATGTTCCGCGGCCGGCTGGAGGAGAGCGCGACGCTGACGCGGAAAGAGATCGCGCTCAATCCAGGCGACGCGATGGCGTTCTACCAGCTGGGTGACGTCCACGTGCGCCAGTCCAACTGGGACGCGGCCGCCGGTGCGCTGCAGCGATCGCTCTGGCTGAACCCGTTCTACAGCGGCCCGTACATCCTTCTTGGAAAGGTCTACACGCGGAAGGGGCAGCCGGCGACGGCTGAAGCGATGTTGCGCCGCGCCGTTCAGTACGATCCGAACAACCGCACGGCGCATTATCTGCTCGGGCAGCTCCTTCAGCAGTTGGGGCGCGTCGAGGAGGCCAGGCGGGAGTTCGAGATCGCCGAACGCCTCCAGGGGGCGCGGCTGCGATGA
- a CDS encoding CRTAC1 family protein, producing the protein MRRATAATAAFLLLLGVPAPERGRAQPAAPPPWEVSLVDVASRAGLVRPSVYGGEDTKRFIIETNGAGAAFLDYDNDGWLDALVLSGTRLKEGARVDATFPPARAPVSRLYRNRRDRTFEDVTRSAGIDKVGWASGVCAGDYDSDGSTDLYVTYYGQNVLLRNRGGRFEDVTAAARLASGRTRWGSGCSFIDHDRDGDLDLFVANYLVFDLAAAQEPGQGANCHWKGIPVNCGPKGLPTDTNFFYRNNGDGTFTDVSQASGISRVTGRYPMTAAAADFDGDGWTDLYVAADSTAAILYRNNRDGTFTDVAVESGAAYSEDGNPQAGMGVAVGDYNTDGILDLFKTHFADDVPALYRGLGRMLFEDAATGAGLAVQNRHVQWGAGMPDLDNDGRPDLFYVTGNVYPEVERRLPQYPHRGPRVVFRNVDGARFEDVTASSGPALSAAHSSRGAAFGDFDNDGDVDVLVMNMNEPPSLLRNDYRGGNAWVAVALEGTTSNRSALGATVLVTSGGRTQARAVLSQSSYYSHDDLRLHFGLGKAERIDAVEVRWPSGHRQTFADVPVRRVVRIKEGTGVISGE; encoded by the coding sequence ATGAGACGGGCGACGGCTGCGACGGCGGCATTCCTCCTGCTCCTGGGCGTGCCCGCACCCGAACGGGGCCGCGCGCAGCCGGCCGCGCCGCCGCCCTGGGAGGTGTCGCTCGTGGACGTGGCTTCGCGCGCCGGTCTCGTGCGTCCGTCCGTGTACGGCGGCGAGGACACGAAGCGATTCATCATCGAGACGAATGGCGCCGGGGCGGCGTTCCTGGACTACGACAACGATGGCTGGCTCGACGCGCTCGTGCTGAGCGGCACGCGCTTGAAGGAAGGGGCGCGCGTCGACGCGACGTTTCCGCCGGCGCGCGCGCCCGTCAGCCGTCTTTACCGCAACCGCCGCGACCGCACCTTCGAGGACGTCACGCGGAGTGCGGGAATCGACAAGGTGGGTTGGGCGTCGGGGGTGTGCGCGGGCGATTACGACAGCGACGGCTCGACCGACCTCTACGTGACGTACTACGGTCAGAACGTGCTGCTGCGGAACCGCGGCGGCCGGTTCGAGGACGTGACGGCCGCCGCAAGGCTCGCATCGGGGCGCACGCGGTGGGGCTCCGGCTGCAGCTTCATCGATCACGACCGCGACGGCGATCTCGACCTGTTCGTAGCGAACTACCTGGTGTTCGATCTCGCGGCGGCGCAGGAACCGGGACAGGGAGCGAACTGCCACTGGAAAGGCATTCCGGTCAACTGCGGACCGAAGGGGCTGCCGACCGACACCAATTTCTTCTACCGGAACAACGGCGACGGCACGTTCACCGACGTCAGCCAAGCCTCCGGCATCTCGCGCGTCACCGGCAGGTACCCGATGACCGCGGCCGCCGCCGACTTCGACGGCGACGGCTGGACGGACCTCTACGTGGCAGCCGATTCGACGGCGGCGATCCTGTACCGGAACAACCGCGACGGCACGTTCACCGATGTCGCCGTCGAGAGCGGCGCGGCGTACAGCGAAGACGGCAACCCGCAGGCCGGCATGGGGGTGGCCGTCGGCGACTACAACACGGACGGGATCCTCGATCTGTTCAAGACGCACTTTGCCGACGACGTGCCGGCGCTGTATCGGGGGCTGGGCCGCATGTTGTTCGAGGACGCGGCGACCGGCGCGGGGCTTGCCGTGCAGAACCGCCACGTCCAGTGGGGCGCCGGCATGCCGGACCTGGACAACGACGGGCGTCCCGACCTGTTCTACGTCACCGGCAACGTGTATCCGGAGGTCGAGCGCCGGCTGCCTCAATACCCTCACCGCGGCCCGCGCGTGGTGTTCCGCAACGTCGACGGGGCGCGCTTCGAGGATGTGACCGCGTCGAGCGGCCCCGCGCTGTCAGCCGCGCACTCGAGCCGGGGGGCGGCGTTCGGCGATTTCGACAACGACGGCGACGTCGACGTCCTGGTGATGAACATGAACGAGCCGCCGTCCCTGCTGCGAAACGACTACCGCGGCGGGAATGCGTGGGTGGCGGTCGCGCTCGAGGGAACGACGTCGAACCGGTCGGCGCTGGGTGCCACGGTGCTCGTGACCTCCGGCGGGCGCACGCAGGCGCGCGCCGTCCTCAGCCAGTCGAGCTATTACTCGCACGACGACTTGCGGCTGCACTTCGGCCTCGGCAAGGCGGAGCGCATCGATGCGGTCGAAGTGCGCTGGCCCAGCGGTCACCGGCAGACGTTCGCGGACGTCCCCGTGCGGCGCGTCGTGCGGATCAAGGAGGGCACAGGCGTCATTTCAGGGGAATGA
- a CDS encoding amylo-alpha-1,6-glucosidase, which produces MLRLSARRAAAAVLLSLAVLQGGLSVRGAERPTRDAQESSGLTLARAVSPGAFFDVVGRRAAVFGYEDRPFEVWVYPLKVLDDFSLAFALEGYPLEIAGRDIISRIEVRPEATTLTYSHAAFTVRETIFAPLDEPGVIVLLDVRTTLPIRVTASFRPRLRLMWPAGSMTPNTGWDGRHQRYTLTEESGRLAAVVGSPGAQEVSLMPYQEEPRDVPVRFVRELTPADAEGSPVPIVVTASTGGRREAEQTYDRLLGAAPSLYAQNVRAYRSLLERSVDVQVPDTRLTEAFRWAKVGVDKGLAANPSLGTGLVAGFRTSGESERPGFAWFFGRDALWTAFAIDAYGDFATTRTALEFLATHQRSDGKIPHEISQSASFIPWFEAYPYAWASADATPLFVVAHAEHWRASGDRAFLERSWKAIVGAYRFTAGTDADGNGLVENTGVGHGWVEGGALYPPHEEIYQQGVWIAALEGLAELADTMADAALAAEVRARARRTREALEQQYWMADRGSYAFATAVPADRAREAEPGPNRERRQGRLEELRTARLIDEDTVLPAVPLWWGLLSGDRAQRQIDRLGGGDLATDWGSRILSSRSRLYDPLSYHYGSVWPLFTGWASMAAYRYGRPHVGLQALMANALLTRQGALGYVTELLSGDVNAAFGRSSHHQIWSEAMVITPVVRGLLGVEVRDGGATLHVRPQLPADWDRAAVQRIPAGGALFDMRITRGTGRLVLEISRRTPRPGALPSGAGPARLVVAPAFPLDADVRGARVNGRSTRISRRDMGDVQFAEVGIASPPQKTTVEYVVRGGSDVYVHREAPAPGDESRGVRILRSHAAGDGLRLTLEGRGGQAYTLGLRTPRELAPSALTGVRIERRPGEDPQLLVTFEGPVKEYVRREILIPLK; this is translated from the coding sequence GTGCTTCGCCTGAGCGCTCGCCGCGCCGCCGCTGCCGTGCTGTTGAGTCTGGCTGTGCTGCAGGGCGGCCTCTCCGTTCGAGGCGCAGAACGGCCCACTCGTGACGCGCAAGAGTCGAGCGGCCTCACGCTCGCGCGCGCGGTCTCACCCGGCGCGTTCTTCGATGTGGTCGGCCGCCGCGCCGCGGTGTTCGGGTACGAAGATCGCCCGTTCGAAGTGTGGGTCTACCCCCTGAAGGTGCTCGACGACTTCTCCCTCGCGTTTGCGCTCGAGGGGTACCCGCTCGAAATCGCGGGGCGCGACATCATCAGCCGCATCGAGGTGCGCCCGGAAGCCACGACGTTGACCTACTCGCACGCCGCGTTCACCGTACGCGAGACAATCTTCGCGCCGCTCGACGAACCGGGCGTGATCGTGCTGCTCGACGTCCGGACCACGTTACCGATCCGGGTGACCGCCTCGTTCCGCCCGCGGCTCCGGCTGATGTGGCCGGCCGGCTCGATGACCCCCAACACGGGATGGGACGGGCGCCACCAGCGCTACACGCTGACCGAGGAGTCCGGGCGACTTGCGGCTGTCGTCGGATCTCCGGGAGCGCAGGAGGTGTCGCTGATGCCCTACCAGGAAGAGCCGCGCGACGTACCGGTACGGTTCGTCCGCGAGCTCACGCCGGCCGATGCAGAAGGATCGCCGGTGCCGATTGTCGTCACTGCGAGCACCGGCGGCCGGCGCGAGGCGGAACAGACGTACGACCGGCTCCTCGGGGCGGCGCCGTCACTCTACGCGCAGAACGTCCGCGCGTACCGGTCGCTCCTCGAACGCAGCGTCGACGTGCAGGTGCCCGACACGCGGCTCACCGAAGCGTTCCGCTGGGCCAAGGTGGGCGTGGACAAGGGGCTGGCGGCCAATCCTTCGCTCGGCACCGGCCTCGTGGCCGGCTTCCGCACGTCGGGCGAGAGCGAGCGCCCCGGCTTTGCGTGGTTCTTCGGCCGCGACGCGCTGTGGACGGCGTTCGCCATCGACGCGTATGGCGATTTCGCCACCACGCGGACCGCGCTCGAGTTCCTGGCGACGCACCAGCGCTCCGATGGCAAGATTCCGCACGAAATCTCGCAGAGCGCGTCGTTCATTCCGTGGTTCGAGGCCTATCCCTACGCATGGGCGAGCGCCGATGCGACGCCGCTGTTCGTCGTCGCGCACGCCGAACACTGGCGCGCGAGCGGCGACCGCGCGTTCCTCGAGCGATCGTGGAAGGCGATCGTCGGTGCGTACCGGTTTACCGCGGGGACCGACGCCGACGGCAACGGGCTGGTGGAGAACACCGGCGTCGGGCACGGCTGGGTGGAAGGGGGCGCGCTCTATCCGCCGCACGAGGAGATCTATCAGCAAGGCGTGTGGATCGCAGCGCTGGAGGGACTGGCGGAACTTGCCGACACGATGGCCGACGCCGCGCTGGCCGCCGAGGTGCGGGCGCGCGCGCGCCGCACGCGCGAGGCTCTGGAACAGCAATATTGGATGGCCGATCGCGGCTCCTACGCGTTTGCCACCGCCGTTCCCGCCGATCGCGCGCGAGAAGCGGAACCCGGCCCGAACCGGGAGCGGCGGCAGGGGCGCCTGGAGGAGCTGCGCACGGCACGCCTGATCGATGAAGACACCGTGCTGCCCGCGGTGCCGCTGTGGTGGGGACTGCTCTCCGGCGATCGGGCCCAGCGCCAGATCGATCGGCTCGGCGGCGGGGATCTCGCCACCGACTGGGGATCGCGGATCCTGTCCTCGCGCAGCCGGCTCTACGATCCGCTCTCGTACCATTACGGATCGGTGTGGCCGCTCTTCACGGGCTGGGCGTCGATGGCCGCGTACCGGTACGGCCGGCCGCACGTCGGTCTCCAGGCGCTCATGGCCAACGCGCTGCTCACGCGGCAGGGAGCGCTTGGATATGTCACCGAGTTGCTGTCGGGTGATGTCAACGCGGCGTTCGGCCGGTCGTCGCACCACCAGATCTGGTCGGAGGCGATGGTGATCACGCCGGTCGTTCGCGGGCTGCTGGGCGTGGAGGTCCGCGACGGCGGAGCCACCCTCCACGTCCGGCCGCAGCTGCCGGCCGACTGGGATCGCGCCGCGGTACAGCGCATCCCCGCCGGCGGCGCTTTGTTCGATATGAGGATCACGCGCGGGACAGGCCGCCTGGTCCTCGAAATCAGCCGGCGCACGCCTCGGCCGGGCGCGCTCCCGTCCGGCGCCGGTCCCGCGCGGCTGGTCGTCGCGCCGGCGTTTCCGCTGGACGCGGATGTGCGCGGCGCGCGGGTCAACGGGCGCAGCACCCGGATCTCGCGCAGGGACATGGGCGACGTCCAGTTCGCGGAAGTCGGCATCGCGTCGCCGCCCCAGAAGACCACGGTCGAATACGTCGTGCGGGGTGGAAGCGACGTGTATGTCCACCGCGAGGCGCCGGCGCCGGGAGACGAGTCGCGGGGCGTCCGGATCCTGAGGTCGCATGCCGCGGGCGATGGACTGCGGTTGACGCTCGAAGGACGCGGGGGCCAGGCCTACACGCTCGGCCTGCGCACGCCGCGCGAGCTGGCGCCATCAGCGCTGACGGGCGTGAGGATCGAAAGACGCCCGGGAGAAGATCCGCAGCTGCTGGTCACCTTCGAGGGGCCGGTCAAAGAGTACGTGCGCCGCGAGATCCTCATTCCCCTGAAATGA